The genomic interval TATAGTATCATTACTTTGATTAATACTATTATTAATATGGCTGTCAAATGTAATATTCTGATTGCTAAAAGTGTAATTGGTATTTGTATAAAACTCTGAACAATTATTAACATTTGTGGTATTAACTAATACAAAATTTTTACTTACTAATTGATCGGAGGTTTGACCCAATGCCATTTCAAACTGATCTTGGTGATTTAATGAATTAAAATTGGTAGATAGCAGTACTAATGTAATTATGGACAAGAATATGATTGGGCATGTTAGTCGAAATACCAATTTTTTTAATATAGGTAAATAGCAATGGTATATAAGTGGATAGTGTAAAAGAAAGATAACATTTATATTCAAAAGTTGTAAGTAGTAATAGCCTTTCAAACAAACGTTACTTTATAATGTATCTAGTATAGATACATTATATGCAAACATTATACCATATAGAAAGGATTGATATTTATACTAGAAAACAATTCTACAAGTTAACTTCTTTTTTTAAATACATGCTTAAACCTCGACTAATTATAGCAGTAATAGTAACCACGAATTATGTCAAATAACTACTGCTATGAAGCTGAATCATTTAATCGTGGCATACTGATACATGCATTAGAAAATCAAATTTTTATATTTTAGAGAGAAATATTATTCAAATCTCACGCTTTTTTTAGTAAAATAAATTCACATTAATTCCTCTTAGAATAACTTACCAAAACCTTGTTTTTGAAAACTACAAATGATTTTGATAGGTATGGAAAAAACGACTGCAGATACAATACGACTTTTCCTGCTAAATTATTGCTGATACGGTAAACTCTTTTCGCGAAGCTGAGGTGAGATAAAGAGAGAAAAGTAATAGTTTTTCGTGTTGTTCCTATACGTAAGTCTAATAAGGTGTAAACTTGTTCAATTATTATGAACAATTCTGCAGAAATTCCAAACGATATCGAAGTGATCACTCTAGCCAGTGGGTGCTTTTGGTGCACTGAGGCCGTTTTTAAACGTGTTAATGGTGTTATTTCGGTGATTTCTGGGTATACTGGTGGCTCAATAAATAATCCATCTTATGACGAAGTGTGTTCAGGAGAAACTGGCCATGCAGAAGCCGTTCAAATAAAGTTCGATCCAAAAATTATCTCGGTCAAACAGATCCTTGAAATATTTTGGTACACACACGACCCTACGACTTTAAATCGTCAAGGAAATGATGTAGGCACACAATATAGATCTGCGGTCTTTTATAATTCCGAAGGTCAAAAAGATATAGCATTAAAGGTAAAAGACGAACTAGAAAACAAAAAAGTATACTCAAGTCCAATAGTGACTGAAATAACACCTTTTAGAAATTTCTATGAAGCAGAAGAGTATCATAGAGACTATTATGACAACAATAGAACAGCTCCTTATTGCAACTACGTTATTGATCCTAAAGTAAACAAATTGTTGACAAAGTTTTCGTCTAACTTAAAAGGCGAATATCTCAAGCATTAGTACTTTTTGAAGTTGTTGTTAGGCCAGATCCTAGTTGGATGATGCATTTAAGAACTATTAGTAGTTCATATTCTACATTGGATTCGGGAAAAGAGGCTATAGATAAAATAAATACCCACGATTTATCACAAATCCAAGATATTCTAAACGCTGCCAACAGCGTTGTTTTTTTTACAGGCGCAGGAATTTCTAAAGAGAGTGGTATCCCTACATTCAGAGATAAAGATGGGTTATGGAACAAATACGACCCTACCAAGCTTGCCTCCCTCACAGCTTTTAAATCAAATCCAAAGTTAGTGTGGGACTTTTTTTATTCGCGTCAGAGACTAATCTGTGAAGCTCAGTTTAATGACGGTCACAAAACTATAGCAACTCTTGAGGGAACTAATTTTGATAGTTGTTGGGTTCTTACTCAGAATATCGATAGACTTCATCAACGAGCAGGATCATCTAATGTGATAGAGCTACACGGAAATATCTTTGGACTAATATGTTTACATTGCGAATTAGAAGAACAATATGATCACCAGACGTTTTTTGAGAAATTTGATGAGAGTCAAATCCCTCTTTGTAAAAACTGCAACAATATTTTGAAACCAAATGTAGTACTTTTTGAGGAACCATTGCCATCATTTGATTGGCAAAAAGCCATTCAATTATCTTCAACTTGTGATGTAATGTTTGTAGTCGGTTCATCT from Candidatus Nitrosocosmicus hydrocola carries:
- the msrA gene encoding peptide-methionine (S)-S-oxide reductase MsrA; amino-acid sequence: MNNSAEIPNDIEVITLASGCFWCTEAVFKRVNGVISVISGYTGGSINNPSYDEVCSGETGHAEAVQIKFDPKIISVKQILEIFWYTHDPTTLNRQGNDVGTQYRSAVFYNSEGQKDIALKVKDELENKKVYSSPIVTEITPFRNFYEAEEYHRDYYDNNRTAPYCNYVIDPKVNKLLTKFSSNLKGEYLKH
- a CDS encoding SIR2 family NAD-dependent protein deacylase; this translates as MDSGKEAIDKINTHDLSQIQDILNAANSVVFFTGAGISKESGIPTFRDKDGLWNKYDPTKLASLTAFKSNPKLVWDFFYSRQRLICEAQFNDGHKTIATLEGTNFDSCWVLTQNIDRLHQRAGSSNVIELHGNIFGLICLHCELEEQYDHQTFFEKFDESQIPLCKNCNNILKPNVVLFEEPLPSFDWQKAIQLSSTCDVMFVVGSSLNVSPANMLPYYALKSNATVIEINPNATEMTRLMDFSIRSSASLALPMIFGIP